CGGTCAGCGTGACCAACCCGCGCTACCTGCAGACCGTCCTGCAGGACGGCACGATCCGGCTCTCCTCCCGGATCGCCGACGACCAGGCCAACGACGACCTGGGCTGGCTGACCCACACCACCGCGACCATCGAACCGCCGTCGAACCCGCAGATCGAGCCGCCGTGGGCGGTGAACGTCGACGAGGAACTACCCGACGGGTACGTGATCGACCGGCTGGCGACCCTCGGCGTGGCCGCGATGGGTTTCGCCTGGACCATCGACCAGATCAGTCGGGGCGCCGGCACACTGCTCGCCACGGCCCGTACCGCGGCCCCGCCGCCGGGTGCCCCGGCCAGCTGGGCCCCGATGCTCGACGCGGCACTGTCGACCGCGTCGGTGGTCTTCGCCGGCGCGCCGATCCTGCGGATGCCGGCCGGGATCGACCGGGTCTCACTCAGCGCGCGACCGCCGGACCAGGCACGGATCGCGGTCCGGGTCAGCGGCGAGGACACCGTCGAGGTACAGATCGTCGACGTCAACGGCGAGGTCCGTGGGCGACTGCGCGGGCTGCGGTACGGCACCCTCGACTCCGACAGCGACGGTGTCGCCGATCCCCGCCGCCTGGTTCACCACATCCGGTGGCGGCCCTGGACGGCACCGGATCCGACCCCGCCCCGCGCGGTGCTGCTGGTCGGGCCCGAATCACCACTGGCCGATCGGATCACCTCCGAGCTGCGCCACCGTGGTCTGCCGTACCGCCAGGTCGCCGACGCCGACGACCTGCGCGACGTCACCGTGGCGGGCGGCCACCGCGTCGTCGTGGTGCCACCGGCGACCGGGGCACCGGCCGAGACGGCGGTCGCGGCCGGGCTGCTGTTGGTCCGGGTCGCCCAGTGGCTCGGCGCGACCGCCCGGGACGGGACTGACCCGGTGGACCGGCCCCGGCTGTGGTGCGTCACCGAAGGCGTCCGGGAAGGTCGCGCCGGCTCCGCGCTCGGCCACAGCCCCCTGTGGGGTCTGAGCCGGATCATCCGAGGCGAGCACCCCGACCTGTGGGGCGCACTGCTCGACATCGGCGACGCGCCGTCCGACCTCGCGACGGTGGTCGACATCGTCGGCGCGGGTGGCGGCGGCGAGGACGTGCTGGTGATCCGCGACGGCGAGCCGACCGTACCTCGACTGCACCGCCTCACCGGTCCGGCGACCCGACCGACACTGGCCTGTGAACCCGACGGAACCTACCTGGTCACCGGCGGACTCGGCGCCCTCGGGCTGGAAATCGCCCAGTGGCTGACCGGGCGGGGCGCCCGGCGGATCGTGCTCGCCGGACGTCGGACCCTGCCGCCCCGGGACACCTGGGACGACCTGTCAGACCCCCACGACCGGGCGCGCGTCCGCACCATCCGGGCGCTGGAACGGCTCGGCGTCACAGTGGCCACCGTCCAGGTCGACGTCGCCGACGCCGACGCCGTGGCGAAGCTGCTGTCCCCGGCCGCGCTGGGTCTACCGCCGATCCGGGGCGTGGTCCACGCCGCCGGGGTACTCGACAACCGTACGGTGGCCGACCTGGACGAGGAGTCGCTGCGTACCGTGCTGCGTCCGAAGGTGGACGGGGCGATGGCGCTGCACGAGGCGTTCCCGCCGGGCAGTGTCGACTTCTTCGTCCTCTTCTCCTCCTGCGGCGGGCTGCTCGGCCTGCCCGGACAGGCCGCCTACGCGGCCGGCAACGCGTTCCTGGACACCCTGGCCGCTCATCGGCGGGCGCGAGGTGACCAGACAGCGGTCAGTTTCGGCTGGACCTCGTGGCGCGGACTCGGAATGTCCACCTCGTCGGAGATCATCGACCTGGAGTTGGCCGCCCGGGGCACCGGCGACATCACGGTGGCGGAGGCGTTCGGCGCCTGGGAACTGGCCACCCGCCACGGGCTGGCGTACGCAGCCGTGCTGCGGACCCTGCCGCCCGCGCCGGGCGCGTTGCGCCTGCCGCTGCTCAGCGAACTGCCCCGGGACGCGCAGGCCGAGTCGGCACCGCCGACGCCGGCCGTGTCGCCGTGGGCCGGGTTGTCCGGACCGGGACTTCGGACGGCGGTCGCCGCCGAGGTACGCCGCGAGGTGGCGGCCGTCGCCGGGCTGCCGGCCGACGAGGTGGACCCGCTTCGCCCGCTCAGCGAGATGGGCCTGGACTCGGTGATGACGGTACGGATCCGTCGGGGCCTGGAGCGCCGCTTCGACCTGCCGTTGCCGGCGACCCTGTTCTGGGACCGGCCGACGATCGACGCCGTCGCCGCGCTGCTCGCCGGAGAACTGCCCGACGCGGCCACCGCCCCGACAGCCGAACCCACCAGTCCCACCACAGGTCGACCCGAGGAGGCCGGCGCATGACAGCGGACCAGTTCGTTCCCTGGCCGGCCGACCTGGCGCACGCCTACCGGGTGGCCGGAGTGTGGCGTGGTCGCCCGCTCGGTTCCTACCTGTGGGAGTGGGCCGACCAGCACGGCGACTGGATCGCGGTCCGCGACGGCGCGCACCGGCTGACCTACCGGGAACTGGCCACCGCCACCGATCTGCTCGCCGAGCGGGTGGCCCGGCTGGGCCTGGGACGCGGCGACACCATCCTGGTGCAGTTGCCCAACTGCTGGCAGTTCGTCGTACTGACCCTGGCCTGCTTCCGACTCGGGGTCCGGCCGGTGATGATGCTGCCGCCGCACCGTGAGTACGAGATGGGGTCCATCGCCGCGCACGTGCGGGCCAAGGCACTGGTCGTGCCGAGTGTGTGGCGCGGCTTCGACCACCAACGGATGGCTCACCAGATCGCCGCCGGCCTCGCCGAGCCCGCACGGGTGCTGGTCGTCGGGGACGACGTACGCCCGGACAGCGTCGACCTGCTCGGCCTGCTGGATTCGCCGGCGGACGGCGACGACGACGGACAGCGGCGGCGACGCTGGCTCGACGAACGGGCGCCGGACGGTGCCGACATCGCCCTGTTCCTGCTCTCCGGCGGTACGACCGGAGTGCCGAAGCTGATCGGTCGGACCCACGACGACTACGAGTACAACATCCGTCAGGTCGTGGCCGCCTGCGGCTTCGGGCCGGACACCCGATACCTCGCGGTGCTACCGGCCGGGCACAACTTCCCCCTGGCCAACCCCGGAATCCTCGGGGCGCTGTTCGCCGGTGGACAGGCCGTCCTGGTGCCGTCGCCGAGACCGGACGTCGTGTTCGAGGCGATCGAGACAGCCCGGGTGACCGCCACCTCGGCGGTGCCCGCGGTCG
The sequence above is a segment of the Solwaraspora sp. WMMD406 genome. Coding sequences within it:
- a CDS encoding AMP-binding protein; this translates as MTADQFVPWPADLAHAYRVAGVWRGRPLGSYLWEWADQHGDWIAVRDGAHRLTYRELATATDLLAERVARLGLGRGDTILVQLPNCWQFVVLTLACFRLGVRPVMMLPPHREYEMGSIAAHVRAKALVVPSVWRGFDHQRMAHQIAAGLAEPARVLVVGDDVRPDSVDLLGLLDSPADGDDDGQRRRRWLDERAPDGADIALFLLSGGTTGVPKLIGRTHDDYEYNIRQVVAACGFGPDTRYLAVLPAGHNFPLANPGILGALFAGGQAVLVPSPRPDVVFEAIETARVTATSAVPAVALKWMETAATCGRDLSSLRFVHVGGSMLAPEVAARIGPALGCRLQQVYGMAEGLICYTPIDASDEVAHGTQGMPISAYDELLIVDDDGRPVPPGAVGELLTRGPYTPRGYYGSPAQNSLSFTTDGWYRTGDLVRRTAEGAVVVCGRVKDLINRAGEKISAGEVEALVQELPQVAEAAAVPQPDPEVGERVCLFVRLHAPGQLTLADVAAAFARRGVAAFKVPERLVVLPELPQTAVGKPDKKVLRELLRTEVPVAG